In Rosa rugosa chromosome 4, drRosRugo1.1, whole genome shotgun sequence, the genomic stretch GACTTAGTCTGCAAATTAAGGAAATCCATTTATGGTTTAAAACAGGCCTCTAGACAGTGGTATAAAAAGTTTGACTCTGTGATTTCCTCTTTTGGATTCACTGAGAATTtagttgatgagtgtgtttatctcaaaacatctggaaaccaatttatatttctagtactttatgttgatgacattttgtTGGCCAGTAGCAATTTAAAGCTACTTAAAGAAACCAAAgcttttctgtcaaagaattttgacatgaaagatttaGGAGAGGCAtcatatgtactaggaatagaaATTAAGAGAGATAGAGCACAGGGGCTGCTAGGTTTATCCCAGCAAAACTATATTGTCAAAATACTGAAAAGATTTGGCATGGAGACTTGTGCATCAGGGGAGGTTCCAATGTCTAAAGGGGATAAGCTCACTAAGAAACGAAGTCCAAAGAATGAAGTAGAAAATGTGGATATGGAGTCCAAGCCTTATGCAAGGCTTGTTGGCAGCCTAATGTATGCTCAggtctgcactagacctgatttATCCTTTGCAGTTGGTATTCTTTCCAAgtttcagtctaatccaggtCATGAACACTGGGTAGCTGGAAAGAAAGTACTTAGGTACTTGCAGAGGACCAAAAACCACATGCTTGTGTATAGACAAGTTGAAAAATTGAAGCTTGAaggatacacagactcagaCTTTGCAGGAAATTATCCTGATTCCAAGAAATCGACTTGTGGATATGTTTTTATGCTTGCAGGAGGGgctgttgcttggaaaaccatgaaacaAACCTTAGTGACAACTTCCACAATGCAGGCAGAGTTTATTGCAGTGTATGAAGGAATGTGTGAAGGGCTATGGATTAGAAACTTTTTGATGCAAACTAGAATTCTAAGTCATATAGTTTCTGATGCTCTTGTAATTTATTGTGACAATGAGGCAGCTGTATTCTTCAGtaaaaacagtaaaagatcaaataactCAAAGCATATTGATCTCAAGTATTacagtgtgagagagagagtcaagCATGGTGAAATTTTAATATTGAGTATAAGCACAGACTCTCAGCTTGCAGATCCCTTCACTAAGGCATTGTCAGTTGCAGCCTTCAAGAAGCATATTGAGAACATTGGTGTTTTGCCTAATTTAGAATCTTGAGTTCAGTGGGAGCCTAATTTAGTTAAGAGCAAATTTTATAAGTTTTGTAATTTTCTGAGTTCTTGTAATTTTGATAGTTGTGATTTTCAGTTTAATCATCATCACAACCTTATGTATTATTGAATTTTTTGATTATCAATAAAGTTCTCGAGGTATTTCATTCATTTTGTGTTACTgcagtttttattttctgtaacattttattttgtgttcttgatttACCTAAATATCAGATGGTCTTGTAACTTCAGTGAACATGTTCATTCAGTTTAAGTACAAGCATTTAGGCCATCAGTGTTTTCGGTTTTGCTTGAGTTTCATTTTGAAACATTCAGTTGGACCATTTAGGTATATGATCTTCTGGTAATACACGATGTTCATATACtgcatcattttgtttttaatagcATATGTGGAATGCAGGGGCTTATGTTAGTGGTCTGGAAGTGCTGCATTTTGTTAAAGTGTATGTTTttccttgctctgcataagCTACTGTGTTTTGACCATGTTGAATGGATTTTGAGACTTTTCCTTATTCTGGTGCACACTTCAGTTGGTTGTAAACGAGTTGATGTTATTCAGTTTTGGTTGTCCTAGATAACCAgtgatagtccaagtgggagattgttagaTCAAAATTGGACTCATCACAAGTTATCCTAGAGTGACTAGGAAACCATCAAATACATTAAAACGTATACAACATGGATTtggaaaagaatcaacctagatatctaatgtgatagtgtatttatcattggattaggaatccattatttggactacaagaaagtcctaaactgtgatgcattaggattCTTAGATACAAGACTTGATCCTtaaggaaaacctttatgggaggattcttaggactAGTACTCGTATAAATAAGAGGTtagggtccctgttatcaccCCCGTCTACAAGCATTgtgttctgcccattcagaagCTACAGTTGGTGAATAGCAGAAGACTTCAACCTCATCTTCATCCTTGTTTTTGCAGCTACAGCAATGGCTTCTACTTATGACGTCAATGGTATGTTTAAAGTTAatgatgaacatgtaattgtgTGAGCCTGTTTGTAATCTGGTTTTACACTTTTATGTCTACAATCGGTAGAGAGAAAGATGTCCGATGAGAtggaaacaaaagaaagaaaaaactaatACGACGCTCCATAGAATGTAAAATTCTCTACAATACTTAGCCGACATAACATGAAAAAATCGACGGGGTTGATAGTGTGATTATACTTCTTCTGTCGAAAATTTATGAACTTTGAGTCGAGTCAATCAGGTAGTCGTGTTAAAGAACTATGGTCTAACCAAACACGTGTATGAAATCTCATATTAGCACCAAATTGAGCTCTTTCTAGAACCAGTTCGTTTGTTACTAACTTACTAATGATGACAGTTCCTAGACACGGAAGGAAATTAGAAgagaaaaaactaaaaacaacttataataacaatttaaaagaaCTAGAATGAGCCTAAACTTTCTGTATACTCCACACTGAAGTGTATGTAAAATTTACAAGTGTGTGTTAAATTTACAAGTGTGACAAGACCCAAGTGGTTTTCTGATGTAGCTATTGTCTAGGTAGGAGATTGTACATGGTCCTGTATTGGACTGTTGCCTGCAGCAAAATCAACCTCGGATTGTACATTCTCTCCTGGCAGAGCACATTCCTCGTCTTTATTGTCCAGCTTGTTCATCACGCTATTAGAAAAAAAccaaaagagagaaaatttggTCTTCTTGACACATAATGGGTACAAACACCTGGTATATATTTCATTACCTGAGTCTCAATGTCCAGACTTTGAACAGAAAATAGGTATCTCCTATAAGAATTCAAGAGTTCTTACATAGTTATTCGAAAATAATATGATCGAAGTCTCAATGAATAATGAcaccagaaaaaataaaatgccAAGTGTTTGAAAGTCTTAAACTGAAAACATATGGAAGATATGGATGAAGCAAACATCGCGTCAACATGAAACATGCAAAGGAACCAAACCTAAATGATCGGAAAATTAATTCCAGCGTTTTGTAACTGTCTTGTGGTGCACCAGATAGACAGGCCTTTTCAGCGTATTAGTGAGGATCTTAGTTTTAACCAATAATGAACATCGAGTATATAAGTTAGATACCAGAAAATGTTACCTCTCGACCAACTTCAGGTACGAACCTCTTCATTCACTATAAGGCCTGACCAGGAACATCTAACAGCTTTTTAACTAACTGTGATTAACTGAAAGCAAACAAAGGACTAATCTAAATGTGCAGTCATAAATTTCCAACATGCACCTGTCTCTAATTCTCTTAAGAAAGGTCAAATGAGGGGCTTTTAATAGGAGGCTGAGAGTTTGTTTTTAAACTCTAAAGAACTTTCAGGCAATATTGCTAAGCATTCCTCCCACTTATCATGTataatttcaattccttcaTGCATTATAGCCTTCATATATAGGTGATCTCCTAGTGATAAATCTTTTTTATCTACATCAATTATGTGTAAACAATAATCCTGAAGTACCTTGAAACAAATCTAAACATCATATGATCCTTTGCATCATCCATATGAAACAGAACGCACAACATATTCATCCACACAAGAGAAAGTGATATATACATTAGCACTCTTAAAGAGTAAATGCCCTGATTTTAGGATTATTCATTTAACAGAATCTAGTGAAACCTGATAATATCCTAGCTGGTAACAACAGAGTAAATCTGATAAGCAAGGGAAAACATGAACAGAGAGCACAACTAGAAAGTCTAGAATACAAAGGATGCTACTAACCACTGTCATTATATTCAGCCGGTATGATATTGTGCAGATTCCAACAGTTCAATTTAAGAGAAGAAATTGTGAGAGCGAGTTTGCTAACTAATCCCTATGAAGCATCCCATTTGAATTTTTGCCCATGTTGGCTGGATTGTTCAGAAGAACGGCTTTGTCTCAACCAAAGCAGGCAACATGATATAATATGTACCTGATTTTCGAATGACTCATTAGAACCAAAGTTTTGAGAAGCAGTTTTAAGTGTTAAAGAAAATAATGAAGCCAAATACCACTGCATAAGGAAAATACCTTTATCTGACCCACTGGTGGTCCTCTTCAACATGCTTGAAGTTCCTTGTATGCCAGTGTAGCAGCAAGTTTCTGAACTTTATGAATGTTCTCAGTTGTGAAGGAATGttcaactttatttttataccaaaatggcaGACAAAAAGACAACACAATAACAGCTAAAAAACTTTTAAAGGATATCTTGGCTTCATAGATGGGATGGTTAAGCATCAGTAGATTATTGTTGTTCACAACAGCTCTTACAAGCATTTCTTTGGCTTCCTCATGTTTCTTTTTCAGTATATTGCATATCTGcaagggagagaaagagagaccaTTGTACCACATGATTGCTTACTGTATTACAGTACTATATACTGGGTTAATGACCCCTGCATAAATATTCAGAATGATACCATACAAAACTGCAGATAGTTAAAAGGTGGAAAGAGCATATCTATAGATCGATGCTTCTATTTTCTCCCTGTATCATTACTTACAAGTCATAGATTTGATCAACATGCCTTTAAAACACATAACTCAACTATAACATCAAATTTGGTTGACTAGTCTGTAACTATAGATTTGATCAATGTATTCAAATAAGAGTTGTACCTGTACGGAATTCTTCTGTTTCTCAGTATGATCTCTATCATCAGCTCTATTTCCCTTTATCAATTCTCCTATCCTACCTAGGTCTATGAATTTCTCTATTAATTCCATTACCTTATCCTTACCAATGAGGTTCCAACATTtgattctattttcttttttctttttcttttttttaaataccattTGATTCTTAATTGACCTAGGATTTGTCCCTGGGCATCTACATCATCCTATATATATTATGTATATATTAGAAATGTGATGTCTTTCTAGAACTTAGCAGCAAGAATATAAAGATTTAAGCTTCCCTTTCCCATTAGGTTAAGAAGATAGTTATGCCATGCAATCCTAATTTCTTCTATAAGTTAAGTGAAGTTATCGTCGAGTGTTTGAATCCTTCGTTTATATTGCACAAGCAAGACAGCGCACTAGATGTTATAGTTTACTCACATCTTCAAGCTCCTTGGTATATGCTTCAGCCTTTTCAACATTTTCACCAGTCTCCATTGCTGAAGTAAATTCAAGTTCCATCACATTCACCATTCTACCAACTCTAGAGCTTGGGCTCTTAGTCTTGATCTCCAAATGGTTCTCACGAATGCAAACCTATCCAAAACATAAAGAAGATTGTATCAAATAGTTTATCCAATAGGCTTCCACTTATTTTACTTGTATACATTTAGCAGTTAATATGAAACATTGATTCGACAAAGTTTTTTAAGATTGAACCTGTTCAACAGTTCCTTTTGAAGGTTCTGTGAAATTTCTGCATGTGTTTTGGGATAAATAATGTGATAAGTCAGCAAATCACCGCTACATAAGTAGTAATATATCTTTCTACAGCTAAAGTAATTTGCCAATATATGAACTAGTAGAAGACAACCTGGTTTCTCTTGGCGACAGAGAGAGGCGTTTTAGAGGCTTCAAGGATGCTAAACCTGGATTTAATCCCTGCAAAATTAGCTTCGTATAAGAAATTTGGaaaaagcaataaaaaaaattcataaagCTTTTGGACAGAATAGGCTGAAGCTCCGATTTGAAATGTTATGGTCATAATATCTGAAGACAATACCCTAAATTAAACATATGGGTTTGAAGTATATATGACCTCAAATGCTTTTCGTTTCAGGGAAAGGTTTTGTGGCATTTTTTCACTGCCATCAACAATCTGCCTAGTTTTCAATTCCACATTGCAATGCAGATCCTTGTTTTGCTCTGAACTCCTCTGGGTTTTAACTTCTTTTTGAGGTGGAGCATTCAAAAAAGGTTTATTGCCACCAATAttcctatatatacatatcaataaaattcaaaatgacAATCAGAACATTTCTAGAGAGTAACTGAAAAAGAGAAACAATGATAAAAGCATCATACTTGGATATTTTCCAGGTTGAGATGTCGGTTTTCTTCTGTGCAGGTTTGTCAGGACCATGTTTATTCCCTTCAGCAGTAATGATCTTTGATTTCCTTATTGGCTCCACGCTTGGGAGCATGATCTTAGGTTTGACACTTTGACTACTATGTTTTCTTGTCTTATCAGTTGAGCTGGAAGAACTCACTTGAACCCTGCAAGAAAGTAAAACATGGCCAGAAATCTTATATCAATAATCAGATGTTTCCCTTGAAGGTTCTGTGGACAATTATGTTGCAGTacacataataaaaaaaattgtcttgTGCCCGAATAAGATGAGCACAGTCACATCTTTGAATGATAACATCATTGAAAAGCCCCGTTTTCAATAATAAAGTTTAAGAATAAGTATAAAAGATATGGCAGTATCATATCCATCTCAAAGAAACTATGGTTCAATAATATTGAATGAACACAAAAGCaggtgaaaaagaaaagaaaatctgtCTTTAAATAAATTGTCAAACTGTAATAGGTGACTCAGTTTCAACTAGGAAATAATTAAATCATAAAAAGTGCTCATACATCATATTGAAAACCTTGCATTTAAAGAACTATGGAAGCTCAACTTCAAACAGTAACAGCAAATTGTAAGATGGAAGAGGATCATATTGAGAGGCCTTACCTGAGATCTTTAGGATTTTTTCTCTGCTCACTTCCTACTACAGGTTCCCTTTCTGTTACTTGTTTGTAACACAGCTGTGGATCCCCAACTAGTTTGGTCTCTTTTGGTACACCGTCAGATTCAGAGCCCTCCCTGTTGATGATCACAAGGACATAGAAAGCATTAACAATGAATTCATTCTAGTTTCAAATAGTTAAAATGACACTCCCTTTCTGTGTAACTCACATATCATAGAATGTCAAAGTTTAGAAATTCCACAATATTTTTCTTGTAAAGATTATGGGAATACTGTGCCTCAAGCTCATTAGAtatactatttttttcttccttaACATTCTTTACCTTCCAGGTATTACAGGTCTGACTTTTGTTTCTTTATCAACTAACACCGGGGTAGTGAGCAATTTGGTTCCATATTGTGCAGCATTAGCATTGACACCCACCCTGTCAAAGGTAATTGGAACAGTTTATAACTTAAATGTCAACTATTGCAATTGTTATGGGAGAGCATAACTCACCCTTTCTCAAGTGCAGGGCTTATATACATGGAACCAACTTTGTTGTTTCCAGACGAGAGAGATTTTCCTCCTATTAATGGCGGTTGATACAACTGAGGTCCAGTGTTTTCCAATCCCCTAGAAATCTTTGAGCAGAGTTCTCCAGCCCTGCTTTCCTTTCTCAGCGTAACTTTATCAACTGTAGATTCACTGCATCAACCAAAGTGGGAAAAATATAATATATGCTTTGATGCTGAAACTCATATATGATGTTCAATTAAAAGTTATCTACACAGTTCATGAACATACTTGCTGAATGCAATATCGAATTTGTTCATCACAAGTACTTAAAGAAACACACATAGTTCTACATGCATTAATTCATAAGTGAAATGATCCATGCAACCATTACATGGATATGAAAGACTAAgaattcaattttatttttagttatcATACTTCAAATCAAAGTAATTGGCTTCAACAAcagaatcaaaaataaaaatggtggCAACTGGTAAAGGTTCACAGATTTCTCTAACCTGGCCTGTGTAGACAATGGAAGCTTTAAACTTGAGTTTTGGGTTCCCTTGATACTGTTGATGTTGTGCGGTGTCTTCCTGGAGACCACTGAAGCCAAAGTCTCTCCATTATCTAAATCACCTTTAGCTGGTTCATCATTTTCTGTCAAAGTATCACTGTCTGACATGCTCCTATCACCATAACTGCTCCCCAATCTACCAATATCTAATGGAGATGAATTTTTAAAAGGAAAGTCTTCATGATTAGGACCATCTTCTATCATCATTTTGTCATTAACAGCTTCTTTTCCACTTGAAATGATATTTACTTTTTTGATCTGAGGACAGCCACCATTCTTTCCGTCTACACTAGCATCCCCATTCAAATCAACTCCTCCTACAAGTTCAGCAGGCAGATCATGTATTGTCTGTTCAGCATATGGTTCTATGGGCATTGTCTCCTCAGGTAAGTGGCTTTGTTGATTTGACCCTTCTATGCTTTTAGACATTATATTTTCTTGACATCTTGGACCAGAAGGCAATTCAAAATTTCCAGAGGTCTCAGACTTTGAGGCAAGTTCATTCATAGAATTAGTATTCCCCGGATCAACTAACAAAGTATTAATCTTTGATGTGGTGTACTAATCCCTTCAGCTAGGTCGACTTTAGAGCCTCCACACCCAGCTCCATCATAGACAACCTCTTTGCTGCTATCTTGGTTCTTTTTAGAACTCTTTTCTCGTTTCAACAAAGTTGAATCGAGATCAAAACTATCCAACCTACTTACAAGATGAAATAGTTCAGGTAACTTGTTGTAACACAGTATATTACATTTAACTTAAAATAACTATAAGTATATCCAAAGCTTACTCATTGAAATCAAAGGAGAATTTAAATGTGTCTTGTTTCCCTTGACGGCTTCCTCCGGAGGGTTCTTCTTCGGATCTTTCCTTGGTTTTTGCAGCTTTTTTGGGAGGGCTTGATAAATCAAGGTCTGACATGTCAACTTCCTTGGTTTTTGcatctttttttttggggggggggggggggggggattgaGAAGTCGAAATCAGACATGTCCATTTTGAAAGATGATATCTTGTCGAAGTCACCATCTAGATTGAAATCCATATCCCTGAATAGGAAGCTCATAAGTATTGTCTGGAATTTGCACTGAGCCACTCGCACATGTAGCACAGAAATATGAAAAAATTGCAAAAAGTATGTTTGAATCCCAAATTTGTATCCCCATTTCAAAACAGACTTTCAAGGAATAAACCAAATACACCAAATATGAAAAACTACACAATAGAAGAGATGAAAGTAACTGTCACATAAAAATTATAacaattaaatgaaaaaaagatgGTTCTATAGTTTTTGTTAAAGATAAGAATTTGTAGCACTTACAGCTTATCAAAGTCAAACACTTTCTTCTTGCTTTTGGCCCCTGTATCAAGGCTGAAATCCATCCCGTCATCTTTCATTACTGACATGGATTTCCAGGAGCTGAGGAAATCGTCACCAATTTCCTCATCTGCTATTAAGAGGAATCGCAGAATTAGATTTTGCTATTAATTTCAAATGAAAAATTCAAGGCTGGTAAAGGTAAGGGAAACCAAGAGAGTACCTAGAAATgagctttttttcttttgatcggCAGAGGAAGATTTCACCTTGGATGGTTCTGCCATATTCACAGACTTGTAGATATTACTAACCTCTGCATATAGACAATAACTTGTCATTCTggatcagaaaagaaaaaggaacttTCAATTCTTGTTTACATTACAAGTTTTCATGCTATTTATTAATCCAACTAAGCTTCAATTGTAGGATGAGAAATAGAATAGGAACCTCTCTGTTCAATAtaccagaaaaaagaaaaaaaattacacacacacacaaagctGTAACCATTTCTTGAGAATGATTCATTTAACTATGAGGAAAAAGtgactgaaattttttttttatcctagAGTCGGGACTCAGCAGTCATATCTGTAACAAATGATGACATTGACAAGcttaaaaataaattacatgaTGAAACATAACAGATAACCTAATCAGAAACGTGAAGTTAAAACCAAGAATTGAAAATAGAACCCCAGGGTTCATCATCAAACTAGTGTAAAAATTGTCGACTGCTACACAGTTTTTCATTATATGAGAAAAAGAAGCCTTTTTATAGGACCTTCTTATCTAGCAAAGAATAATTGAGAGCAAAATTCGAATCAATGACAATCAAACCAGGCAACCCCAAACTCTAAACAGAATCAtcttttttcatttcaaaagaCAACAGCACATTATAAAATAGAAAGCACAAAATCTGAAGGCTCAGGAAGTAATTTTGAAATCAAACTAATCCGGCCAGCAAGAACAGTAACGATTTCACGCTAACATTAAACTCGAACCATAATATCTACGAATCGGAGCTAAACAACCAAGCAATTGTGCAATCAACAAGAAGGAGGAATCAATTACATTATACTAGCTACTTTTATGCAAAATTACAAGGACCTAAGAAAATTTTGGAGGAAAATAATCGTAACCGATCGAGAAATGCAAAAAGCGAAGGGCGACTGGCCGGATTAGAAATCGAACTGATTTTCTCGACTGCGGAATCCAAAACCCTAAGCATTATGAAACGATTAGTACCGAGAAGACTTACAGATTTCGAAGCCGGCTACGAGAGAGATTGCAGAAGATGGAGAGCAgagactagagagagagagagaagggggcTCGCCTTTCGCTGTAAACGAACTCAGTGTGCGCTGCGTTTTGACTATTTATACTGGAGGAGTGGAGGGATATAGATTAGCGCGCTCTTTCTAAAGCTAATCAAATACATTTGGGCTTGAGGTAATGGGTCACTCTATTTGGGGCCAAAATTGGAAACCCGGCCTGCATTAGTGCGGGTGTGGTTGCGCGactttccccccccccccccccccccccctccccttCTCGCGCCAATTCTAGAATCTAGACAAACCAATCAATTTTGAAAGAGAAAATGATGAGGATAGCACAAACGAAGAGGAAAACAAcagaaagaggaggaggagacaaAGATGCCTCCGGTTTAGGCCGAAACCCATGCAAAATTGCCCATAATAAACATTGAAATTTGCCACCAACTCTCAACTCGACATAGAGGAAAACCAGAGCAAAGAATATTCTATAGATTGAAAAAGCAATATTGGAAAGCTCAAGTTCAAACTTTGAGCTCCTCCCTGTGTTACCTAAAATTGGTGAATATAT encodes the following:
- the LOC133745913 gene encoding LOW QUALITY PROTEIN: uncharacterized protein At4g18490-like (The sequence of the model RefSeq protein was modified relative to this genomic sequence to represent the inferred CDS: inserted 1 base in 1 codon) is translated as MAEPSKVKSSSADQKKKSSFLDEEIGDDFLSSWKSMSVMKDDGMDFSLDTGAKSKKKVFDFDKLDMDFNLDGDFDKISSFKMDMSDLDLSSPPKKAAKTKERSEEEPSGGSRQGKQDTFKFSFDFNDRLDSFDLDSTLLKREKSSKKNQDSSKEVVYDGAGCGGSKVDLAEGISTXTSKINTLLVDPGNTNSMNELASKSETSGNFELPSGPRCQENIMSKSIEGSNQQSHLPEETMPIEPYAEQTIHDLPAELVGGVDLNGDASVDGKNGGCPQIKKVNIISSGKEAVNDKMMIEDGPNHEDFPFKNSSPLDIGRLGSSYGDRSMSDSDTLTENDEPAKGDLDNGETLASVVSRKTPHNINSIKGTQNSSLKLPLSTQASESTVDKVTLRKESRAGELCSKISRGLENTGPQLYQPPLIGGKSLSSGNNKVGSMYISPALEKGVGVNANAAQYGTKLLTTPVLVDKETKVRPVIPGREGSESDGVPKETKLVGDPQLCYKQVTEREPVVGSEQRKNPKDLRVQVSSSSSTDKTRKHSSQSVKPKIMLPSVEPIRKSKIITAEGNKHGPDKPAQKKTDISTWKISKNIGGNKPFLNAPPQKEVKTQRSSEQNKDLHCNVELKTRQIVDGSEKMPQNLSLKRKAFEGLNPGLASLKPLKRLSLSPRETRNFTEPSKGTVEQVCIRENHLEIKTKSPSSRVGRMVNVMELEFTSAMETGENVEKAEAYTKELEDICNILKKKHEEAKEMLVRAVVNNNNLLMLNHPIYEAKISFKSFLAVIVLSFCLPFWYKNKVEHSFTTENIHKVQKLAATLAYKELQAC